The nucleotide sequence TCAACCGCACATTGACAGACATGTTCCACAGATTACTGAGGAATCAATTTGTAAAGTTTAAATGCCAAAACACAGGCTGCATTTGCACACACAGGAGAACAGAGGAGCTAACTAAACTCGTAAATTAATATGTTGGGTTTCTGTACggataaaataaatgtcatacAAGTGGAAAAATAACTATGATGAGCATATATGAAGAACAAAAGAGAACATTActtatgtaaaaaaaaggtGCTTATAGGCCCATTTTGTTCCCAACAATAGCCATTTCCTtccgtttccagtctttatgctaagctaacaagaTGTTAATTTTAGCTTTATAATTGCCATACACATGCAGGTggggtatcaatcttctcatctaattcTCAGTAAAAAAGCAAATCGGCAATATGTCAATCTGTTGCTGTAAAACAAATCTCTTTACAATATTcaaattgtacatttttaaatcactaTTTGGAAaagctgattattttttttagcatgaGAAGCCATAGTCATAATCTCTGAATAAATAAGTGTCATCAACACAAACCTGAAAATGTAGCGGATGACCAGTCAAGTTTCATTTAAACTGGTCGTAAACTTGGAGGTCCTGCGTTACATTTAGATTTGAACAAAACCAATGTCTGAAAAAGATCAGATTTTCTGTCATGTGTAAATGCAACCAGTGGCCGTGTTGTCTTTGTGTCCTGTTAGTCATGTTACATACAACTAGatgaataaagtttgtttttcctccatatTTTTGATTATAAATGCAAAGAATTATTGTTGTATATTTGATTGTTCCAAGTGTATGCTGATGTTATGATTTTAGGAAGTAAATTATAATTCTATTTTCTGGAGATTGATGTTACTGAGAGGCTGTTGGAGGGAATAAAAGGATGTACTGATTCAGTTTGTTGATTTGAGGTCAGTCAGTGAGTCCTTTGTGCTGTAAATGAATGACTGAAATTAGAATGATATAATGATGAAAGATaataaaagtgattaaaaacaaGCAGGACTTCTGGTCTGTTCGTCACATTTGATATGTtgaatactgaaaacatttatgCTCATGGTTAAAAATGAGAcggcattttaaaaatatttttgtccgtacaaatgtgtgtctgtgtgtggtgttcCCTATAGCTGTGACCTCGGggccagcagtgtgtgttacttTCTCGGGTGTGTGTCTGTCAATGGATAGGTGTGCctcttttgtatgttttttattaGAGGATTACAGTGCTGACAGGCTTTGTCCTAGAGTGTCAGGAAGCCGCAGCTCAGTCTGACACACACCACAGCCCCCCCGAGTTCCCTGGTGGATTCTCGGGTAACAGTTAGTCTCCTTTAAAGGTCATGGCCTCAGTCGTGAGATGAACTGTAGATAGAGCTGGTACTGGTCTTGTCATTGCATAGTGATTGGACTTTAACACCCTTTTTAATATGCAAAACCAAGAAAGGTTGACAACAGGTTTTATACCTGCATTAAAGTAGGAAGAAGCTTTGTTCAAATGTTTACCCATCTCTCATTACTTTTGTATTTACTTTTCTGGGGAAATATAACTTTTATTCCATTACATTTTATCTggcattttaatgtaaaatatggatccatccatccattttcgtccgcttatccggggccgggtcgcgggggcagctgcctgagcagggacacccagacttaaAAATATGGATCATGATTCAAATGGTCAGCTCctcatcaagctctgctgaagcctgataacaACCTATTGATTTGAATCATGTGTTGGGACAGGGAAACATGCAGGGGAGCAGCCCCCCTAATACAGGACTGAAAAACACTGCACTTATGACTGAGTAATATTCaaactatttattttgtctatGAAATAACACTGGAAGTCACAACAGTGTAATTAGAAGGTGATTATCAGGGCTCATGATTTGTTAAAATGAAGTAATAACTTGgtctgcatgtgcatgtgcaacaTTGACATAAATATTCAAATCTGACATCTACAATGGTAAATTTCCTATGAAGTTTTGTGACTTAAATGAATGGGAAATTTCAGAACgaaaaagagaaatataatGACCTCTAAGATAATGTATGCCACATGGGAAGTCCGAGCCCAACACACCACTCCAACCTTCAGGCTGTCAggtgaaaaactgaaatattcatGTGTGTGAAAGTTGGAGCCAGGAGTGGGGGATTATGTGTCtatgtatgtctgtatgtgcGTGTGAGGTACACATCGAGTGTAAATGTGTGAGATGAATTTAAAGCGAATCTAAGAGAATTTTCTGGCTTGGAAACTCTGTTAATGACAGTGGAGTGGCAGCTCACTAGCAAGCAGTGAGCAGCAATATATATTAATACTCTTCAGACAGTGACATAACCATAGCTTCTGActgcgtttgtgtgtgagatACATGGATAAATCTAATACCTTCCCTTCTCTCTATATCTGCATCTCAATGATGCCACAATCAGTATCACCAGCTACATTGTTTGCATTCTTGGAAGTAGCATCAGTCCCAGTGTTACAACATAAAGTAATTATATACCTCAATACTGCTTACTGACATACATACCCAGTATTTCAACAGAGTGAAGCCTGTGGTGCCTTTGTTGGGCTTAAAACTTCCACTAGCTTCAGCTGTTAAAAAAGCCAGGAAATCAACTTCTGAATCAGAGGTAGAGGGAGGTATTTTAGGAGATTTTATGGGTTTTAAGATGAACTGTGaatctgttttccttttctcttttcatcccTCGCTCACTTCCTCTCCCTCAAGTCCTGGATTCTATTATTGTCTTTCAACCTCttcagcccccccccctccacttgtctcctctcttgctctctcctcAAACTCCCACGGTTTTCTGCTCCCTCTCTTTCACTTCCACCCACCCCATGCCTGGCTCTGTTGCCTAGCAACATCTCATCTGCAGACAGACGATCAGAAGAAGTCCTTGTGGcacccaaacacaaacactaatTGTTCCATTAGGATAGTGGCGACATGTTGGTGTCATTGGTGTTGGGGACACTGACATGTTGGTCAACTTGAGAACAGACTTTTGAATAGAGCCATGTTTTGAAAATCCGGATTTAACACAACTTTCCCTTAAATGAAACGAAGGATATTGACAGGACATCGCACATGTTTTTCTGCTGTACAAATATAATTCcagtaaccatggtgaccaTTATGTAGACGGATTGGGTTTATTCACCATTACTTACGTCTTGACCTTTGATTTATTTATCCCATACTGTGCATACTTAGCAGTTATACAAATACTCAATGTATGAAAACTGATGAGCAGGAACTTCTTGTAGCATTTCTCTGTTCTTGTCAATCTAGTGATTGTTGAGACCAGACCAACTGTCTGATCCTCTGATAACTGCTCATTTAGGTGATCTAATTATGTAGGAGCTGACCAATTCCcctcacaaaatgtttttagtGGGATTCAATGTCTGCGCTTACACTTGCGCACAGAGAAAGACATCACATGCAATAAGTAGCACAGATGAGTCATTTTAAGCAGCACTCCCCCGGCAGAATCAGCCTTCGCTGAGAAAACACAAAGTCGGCTCAtgtaagacacaaacacaaaaagaccCAACACAAGACATTAGTTCATGGTATTttattggaaaaacaaaatgtaaagactaGCATGTACAACTTGGAATGCAGATCAACTGAACTGAACAGAACAGTTGGACTGGGCCGGGCCTCGCCCgcacccacacgcacacacttacacacgcaaactcacacacaaacacaagataGAAATGCCGCAAAGCACCGACCCCGTCCCCACTAAACTGAAATTAACACCCACTTAGAATCATGATACACATGCAACCTGTGAGGCAATATGCTTAACTGAAGTATGCTTCAGTGAGGAATAACTACAGATTCATTGTTTGATGATATTACCCCAAAGGTTGCTCTAGTATATCATCACCATTAAAGCCCACCCCAGCCCTCCAAATAGTTTAGTACGCACCCAATGCCAAGGGGCTCAAACCTATGCCCCACCCAGACTTCACCCTCAAAAAAGGTAAACACACAAAGGATAAAGCGAGTATCCTGACATGCCAGAAACACAGAATCTAAAATGAGTTCTTATTTATTccatttgaatatttttcttaaaaatatctGTCGTTACTGACTTCATTTAGGTAAGCAAACTGCAAAGGTTTCACTGGTTCACTCACTCCCATCCATCTGTCAACACtaaccccctcccctcctctgtgGGTCCCAGGCCAACCTGAGGCCCAACAACAGCCTTTCTGCCATTGGGCTCTCAACAGTAACCCATCTAAAGCTGCATGCatgaagaacagaaaaaaaagaaaacaggaagtcataGAAGAAAGGCGATTGGCCAGCCCATATAATCATCATGACATCAGGCAGATGGAACCAGgaagcagaggagcagcggccaAACCAGCCAGCTGCAGAGAGGCTGCTTGGCTAACGAGTTTAGATCTGATTGGGCAGCTTAGCGCTGGGGGTGGGGAATACAAGCCAGTACATGCAGATTCATttaggtttttctttttgtcttttacctttttttttctttttaaacttgtttATATGGACAGATTTTTAGTTTTTCCAACATTCAGTTAAGTTGTCTATACAGAACAGTATGAATAAATGTAGATTTTTGCAATAAGAGGTAAGTGAAACATTTGACTGATTCTTTGTCTTAATGTGAGCCCAGTTCATTTGGCAGTCATCATCTGAACAAATTctgtagagaaaataaacaaaataaaaatcaggaACAGTGTTTAACTTGTATACtataacagttaaaaaaaatctgaatcagaCAGGATTAGACACTCCATCAAAAACAGAGGATGACACAGAGCTCATCTATCAACAGTGTTTTAGCTTACATTATTTAACACTGCTccataaacataaaaatcatgataataatgatgGATGAAGGGAGGTGGTGTTCATAGCCATGTTTTGGATAAGTTATCTTAAGTATACAGGCAGGCACTGCAATTCCGTACCTTCGTAGTTGACCTGTCCGTCTCCGTCGAtgtctgcttctctgatcaTCTCGTCTACTTCCTCATCTGTCAGCTTCTCCCCCAGGTTAGTCATCACATGACGCAGTTCTGCTGCGCTAATGTAACCATTGCCATCctggccaacacacacacatacagcattACAATTAGTCACACACGGTCTTAGTCAGATATCATTGTCATGCCACAGAGGAACAGAGGAAAACAATCTTCTCCTTAGTTGTCCGCTTAAGCTAAAACAATGACTGTGATTTTTGACTAAGTTTTGTGTATTACTGCTAAActactgattaaaaaaaaatatttttttattattagtattattattatttattttatttgtttttctctttaactttacaacataaaacaaacatacacacttACCTTATCAAAAACCCTGAAGGCCTCCCTGATCTCCTCCTCACTGTCAGTGTCCTTCATCTTCCTTGCCATCATTGTAAGGAACTCAGGAAAGTCAATGGTCCCGTTGCCTGGCAGAGAGATGGCCAGATggatgttataaacacaacttGGCTGAATTGTTAAAAGGGGTTTAAAAAGAGAGGTTTAACAAAAATCTGCATACCATCTGCATCCACCTCATTGATCATGTCCTGAAGTTCAGCCTCAGTTGGGTTCTGACCAAGTGACCTCATGACAGTGCCCAGCTCCTTAGTGGTGATGGTCCCATCTCCATCCTTGTCAAACAGGGAGAAGGCCTCCTTGAACTCTGTTCGGgcacaagaagagaaaatattAGCAATAGCAGATGCAACAAAACTGATACTGCAATTCAACCTATACAGGAAATGTGTATCAAT is from Sparus aurata chromosome 16, fSpaAur1.1, whole genome shotgun sequence and encodes:
- the calm1a gene encoding calmodulin-1a, translated to MADQLTEEQIAEFKEAFSLFDKDGDGTITTKELGTVMRSLGQNPTEAELQDMINEVDADGNGTIDFPEFLTMMARKMKDTDSEEEIREAFRVFDKDGNGYISAAELRHVMTNLGEKLTDEEVDEMIREADIDGDGQVNYEEFVQMMTAK